The genomic segment CCGAATTCGATCGATTGGTCTTTATCAACACCGATTACCCAAACATCTTGGCCTGCTTTTTTACGAGCCGTTGCTTCGTTAAATACGCCGTTACCAGTACCACCAGCAACTTGGAAAATAACATCTACGCCATCATTATACATAACAGCTGCTGCTGCTTTACCTAGATCTGGTTTACCGAACTCGCCTGTGTAGTTGCGAATGATTTTCGCATCAGGGTTTACTGCTGCCACGCCTGCGTTGAAGCCTGCTTCAAACACAGTTACGCTTGGAATTTCCATGCCGCCCACAAAACCAATTTTATTCGATTTTGTTGTCAAGCCAGCAACTACGCCTACAAGGAACGAACCTTCGTTAGCTGCGAAGTTAACGGAAACCACGTTCGGTGCGTCAACAGCGGAGTCGATGATGCCGAACTTGGAGTCCGGGTTGTCTTTCGCCACTTTACCCATTGCATCTTGGAACAGGAAGCCTACGCCCCAAATCATATCGTATTTTTCAGAAATGAATGCGCGCAGATTCGGTTCCATATCAGCGTCGCCTTTACTTTCCAAATATTTCGTTTCGGAGCCTGTATCTTTCGTTACACGTTGCAAGCCATCCCAAGCGCTTTGGTTGAAGGATTTATCATTTACGCCGCCCGTATCTGTAACCATACCGATTTTAAGCTTAGCACCCGCTGCTGCCGATTCTTCAGGTGCAGTAGACGCTTCAGGCGACGCTGCTCCGTTTGTGCCAGAAGTACCCTTGTTGCCGCCGCCACAAGCAGACAATACTAATGCGAACATAAGAACAATAGACAACATAAAACCTAAACGTTTTTTCATCTTCGATTTCTCCCCTTAATATAGATGTGTTGTAACTGCAACCTGCTTGCTTATATTATTGTTGTTGTGCTTGGCTGCTATTCTCTTTATTATAATTGCTTATCTACATACGTCAACATTTTTACGTCATGTAACATGACATAGAAATTTTGTTCACGCCTATATCTCACAATTATTTAACATTTGTGCCAAACACGCCATTTAAACCTTACACACACCCGACAAAACCAAATAATGGGTACGTTTTACCTCTATTATTATAGGCTAAACCCGAACATTAATAAAGTAAAATTAATCAAGCGTAAACGCTGAAGCCGTCCTCTGGCGGTAATGCTCCCGTTTCGAGGCTGAAATATAAGCTCATTATAAGTGTGTACCTGATAAATGCTTTTATTTCAAAAAAAGACAGCTATTTTCTCGGTCACTGCTGAGAAAATAGCTGTCTCCATAAACAACGGGAAAGGACGATTGTTCGACGACCGACAATACCGGGTTTAAAACACGTCCTTATCCTGTTTATTTCGGTTCTTCCTCATCGTTCGGTTTATCATCAGGCTTATCCAATGAAGGCGGAGTAATTTCTCCCGCTTCTCTTGATTGAATACGAACCTTTACATCGCCAATCGTATCGACGATTGGTTCAGTCGTTGGTTCAACAGCAACACTCTCTGCTTCGCCTTCCGCCAATTCAAGCGTGCCTGTTTCGATCAAACGTTTGATTTGATCCATTTCAAGCGTCTCTACAGACAGAAGCGTCTCCGCAATGGTGTGAACTTCTTTCGATTTCTCGGTGAGCAATTTTTTGGCACGCTCATAACAAGCTCCAATAATTGCTTGCATTTCTTGGTCAATTTCGTAAGCGATCGCATCGGAGTAATTTTGTTCATGGCCGATATCACGTCCAAGGAACACCTGTCCTTGCGAGCTTCCGAATTGCAATGGACCAAGCTTGTCGCTCATTCCGTATTCCATAATCATCGCACGAACGATGCTTGTTGCTTGTTTAAAGTCACTGTATGCGCCTGTGCCGATTTCGCCGATAAACAATTCCTCAGCTACGCGTCCGCCAAGCAAGCCTGTTACTTTATCCAGCAGCTCCTGCTTCGTTACAAGCATCCGATCTTCCTTCGGCAGCATGATGACGTAACCGCCAGCTTTACCACGAGGAATAATGGTCACTTTATGAACGAGATCCGCATGCTCCAGGAAGAACCCAATGATCGTATGTCCAGCTTCATGGAAAGCAACAATACGCTTCTCACGGTCGCTGATTACGCGGCTTTTCTTCTCTGTACCTACAATTACGCGGTCAATCGCTTCATCAACCTCAACCATTGCAATATCTTTCTTGTTGCGACGGGCAGCAAGCAATGCTGCTTCGTTCAGCAGGTTTTCAAGATCTGCTCCGGAGAAGCCTGTTGTACGTCTTGCGATAATATCCAATTTGACGTCCTTGTTAAGCGGCTTATTGCGGGAATGCACTTTAAGCACCGCTTCACGGCCTTTCACATCTGGACGATCCACCGTAATTTGACGGTCAAAACGTCCCGGACGCAGCAAGGCAGGGTCCAAAATATCAGGGCGGTTCGTTGCTGCAACGATAATGATGCCTTCGTTCGCTCCAAATCCATCCATCTCGACGAGCAATTGGTTGAGCGTTTGCTCGCGCTCATCGTGACCGCCGCCAAGACCAGCGCCACGTTGACGGCCAACGGCGTCAATCTCATCAATAAAGATAATACATGGTGCATTTTTCTTCGCATTTTCGAACAAATCACGGACACGGGATGCGCCGACACCGACGAACATTTCCACGAAGTCCGAACCCGAAATACTGAAGAATGGCACGCCTGCTTCACCGGCTACTGCACGGGCAAGCAACGTTTTACCTGTTCCCGGAGGACCATTGAGCAGAACACCCTTAGGAATACGGGCACCTACAAGATTAAACTTACGCGGATCTTTGAGGAAGTCAACAACTTCAACAAGCTCTTGCTTCTCCTCATCCGCCCCTGCCACATCCTCGAAAGTGATGCGCTTCTTCTCTTCATTGTAAAGCTTAGCGCGGCTTTTGCCGAAGTTCATGACTTTACCGCCGCCGCCTTGCGCTTGATTCATTAAGAAGAAGAACAGAATGAATATAATCACAAACGGAATGATGGAAGTAAGGAGCGTAAGCCAGACACTTGGCGTATCCATTGGTTTATACTGTAACTCAAAACCGTTTTTCACTGCGGCTTCACGCAATACCTCGCCTGAATCAATCCCTGCACGCGATGTGAACTGTATGCTCTTCGCGTTTTCGGGCTGTTTAATGTATTTACCAGAAATATAATAAGACTGACCATCGTACTTTATCATCATTTCCGCGACGTTGTTCTCATTAATAGCAGCGCGAAGCTGATCATATCGTATTTCGACGGTAGTATCATTCTGATTGCTGATAAACTGAATAATCCCGACGGTTACCAAAAAGATGATCAAATAAAATCCAGTGTTACGGATGATCCGATTCATCTCCTACCTCCTCTCAAGACGCTTTTCATATTTTAACATAGCATGACTTTCCATCACAATAGAACCACTTGGAGGACAGCCACACTGGCTAAGCCCATTTACGATTACTTCTCGTATACTTCCGGTTTCAAAACGCCAATGAACGGCAGGTTGCGGTAACGCTCGGCAAAATCAAGGCCATAACCAACAACAAATTCGTCCGGCAGCGTAAAGCCCGTATAGTCTGCTTCGAGATCTACTGTACGGCGTGCTGGCTTATCAAACAGCGTAGCCACCGTAACCGACTTGGAATTGCGGCGCTCCAAAACATCAATCAAGTAGCTCAGCGTCAAGCCGCTGTCAATAATGTCCTCAACGATGAGCACATCACGGCCTTCAACCGATACATCAAGATCCTTGATAATCTTGACCACACCTGAGGACTTGGTCGATTGACCGTAGCTCGACACCGCCATAAAATCAATTTCCAGCGGAATTGTCATTTCCTTAATCAGGTCGGACATGAAAATGATGGCCCCTTTAAGGATACAAATAACGAGAGGGTCGCGCCCTTCAAAATCCTGACTGAGCTTCTCGCCCATCTCACGCACCTTGGCCTGAATCTGTTCTGCATCGTACAGCACTTCTTGAATGTCGTTTAACAACGGATTAATCCCCCTACAGTACTTATGTTTATGAGTGTAACAGTGCTTCTTATTCTTTCGTCAGACGAATGAATAACAGTTCCTTCGTGCTTGGGCTGATAAGCGCATGGCCTGACCGCCTGATGCCTGGAATCCACAGCAGCCGCCCGTCTGCATCAAATAGCAGAGGATAGCTTTCACGCTGTGAAGGAGGCAGCTTTTCGTCAACGAACATATCTTGCACTTTTTTAGACCCATTTAATCCTAAAACTTGAATTCGGTCACCACGGCGCCGATTTCGTACAGTCAGCGGAAACGCAAGCTGCTCCATATCGAAGCATGCTTCATGGCGGCCTGCCAGTTTTCCAGCAGCCTGATCATCAGCTGTCCGCCGCTCAAATGCGAGCTTCCAGCCGCCCGCCTCTACCTCTATGTATTGCTGGGTCAAAGGTGCAACTGCAAGCGCATAGTCCGTATTCACGTCCTCCAGTTTCGGCAATCTGACAAAACGCATATGGTCGTATTCACGCAAACAGCGCAAGCCGTTGCCAATATCCATACGCCAGGTGCTTGAACTTTCGGGCGCTGCGGCAAGCCGCATAGACTCGATATGCTCGAAGGAGACCACATCAGCATCCCTCGAAAGATAATCTAATATTAGTTTAATCAATCTCCTTTGTAAAGCGACATGAAGGCCTGCCAAACGACTGCAGCTTACAGAACATTCCTCCGGCTCCGTATAGGCTAATTCCTCGAATAAAGCTTTAGTCTGGCTATCCAGCCATTCATCCTCGGCCCCCGCCACTTCAGCAAGGCGGCCAAGCGATTCGGACAGCTGCGGATTGAAGCTAGATAACTGCGGAATAACATCCAGACGGACAACATTGCGAAAGTAGTGGCGCTTCTCGTTGCTGCTGTCCTCGCAATACGGAATGCCATAATGATGGCAGTATCGTAAAAGGTCTGTTTTGTTCTTACGCATGAGGGGGCGAATGAGTTCCACGTTTTTTTCTCGCCTGCGCAGCGCCATCCCAGAAAGCCCCGAAATGCCGCTCCCGCGAATGAAATGCATGAGCACCGTTTCCGCTTGATCATCCGCATGATGGGCAAGGGCTATCGCCTGGGCTCCCCGCCTCTCAGCAACCTCATGCAAATAGGCGTAGCGTTTTGCGCGCGCCGCCGATTGTGCGTTCATTTTTGTTTCTTCTATATAAGCAGGCAAATCGAGTTCTGCCAGCTCAAAGGGTAGCCCAAGCTCGCCTGCATAGCGCCGAACGACCTCCGCCTCCAGCGCCGACTCCTCCGGCCGGAAGCCGTGATTCACATGAGCCGCCACAACGCTTATTGCCCCGCTTGACTTCAGGCGGCTCATGAGATGCAGCAGCGCCATGGAGTCCGGTCCCCCGGACACGGCAACAACTATGCAGTCTCCTTCGCTCCACAGCCGTTCAGCCGCTGCCAGCTTCTGGACTTCGG from the Paenibacillus sp. BIHB 4019 genome contains:
- the tilS gene encoding tRNA lysidine(34) synthetase TilS gives rise to the protein MPAFFVEGGGQKGMREEEMTTGIDMLPEVQKLAAAERLWSEGDCIVVAVSGGPDSMALLHLMSRLKSSGAISVVAAHVNHGFRPEESALEAEVVRRYAGELGLPFELAELDLPAYIEETKMNAQSAARAKRYAYLHEVAERRGAQAIALAHHADDQAETVLMHFIRGSGISGLSGMALRRREKNVELIRPLMRKNKTDLLRYCHHYGIPYCEDSSNEKRHYFRNVVRLDVIPQLSSFNPQLSESLGRLAEVAGAEDEWLDSQTKALFEELAYTEPEECSVSCSRLAGLHVALQRRLIKLILDYLSRDADVVSFEHIESMRLAAAPESSSTWRMDIGNGLRCLREYDHMRFVRLPKLEDVNTDYALAVAPLTQQYIEVEAGGWKLAFERRTADDQAAGKLAGRHEACFDMEQLAFPLTVRNRRRGDRIQVLGLNGSKKVQDMFVDEKLPPSQRESYPLLFDADGRLLWIPGIRRSGHALISPSTKELLFIRLTKE
- a CDS encoding BMP family protein, with the protein product MKKRLGFMLSIVLMFALVLSACGGGNKGTSGTNGAASPEASTAPEESAAAGAKLKIGMVTDTGGVNDKSFNQSAWDGLQRVTKDTGSETKYLESKGDADMEPNLRAFISEKYDMIWGVGFLFQDAMGKVAKDNPDSKFGIIDSAVDAPNVVSVNFAANEGSFLVGVVAGLTTKSNKIGFVGGMEIPSVTVFEAGFNAGVAAVNPDAKIIRNYTGEFGKPDLGKAAAAVMYNDGVDVIFQVAGGTGNGVFNEATARKKAGQDVWVIGVDKDQSIEFGNEVTLTSMLKGVEAAIYQVSNDLISGKWEGGKSLVLGLKDGAVGLPENNPNVSEEIMKKVEDYKQQIISGSLVVPADIK
- the hpt gene encoding hypoxanthine phosphoribosyltransferase, producing the protein MLNDIQEVLYDAEQIQAKVREMGEKLSQDFEGRDPLVICILKGAIIFMSDLIKEMTIPLEIDFMAVSSYGQSTKSSGVVKIIKDLDVSVEGRDVLIVEDIIDSGLTLSYLIDVLERRNSKSVTVATLFDKPARRTVDLEADYTGFTLPDEFVVGYGLDFAERYRNLPFIGVLKPEVYEK
- the ftsH gene encoding ATP-dependent zinc metalloprotease FtsH — its product is MNRIIRNTGFYLIIFLVTVGIIQFISNQNDTTVEIRYDQLRAAINENNVAEMMIKYDGQSYYISGKYIKQPENAKSIQFTSRAGIDSGEVLREAAVKNGFELQYKPMDTPSVWLTLLTSIIPFVIIFILFFFLMNQAQGGGGKVMNFGKSRAKLYNEEKKRITFEDVAGADEEKQELVEVVDFLKDPRKFNLVGARIPKGVLLNGPPGTGKTLLARAVAGEAGVPFFSISGSDFVEMFVGVGASRVRDLFENAKKNAPCIIFIDEIDAVGRQRGAGLGGGHDEREQTLNQLLVEMDGFGANEGIIIVAATNRPDILDPALLRPGRFDRQITVDRPDVKGREAVLKVHSRNKPLNKDVKLDIIARRTTGFSGADLENLLNEAALLAARRNKKDIAMVEVDEAIDRVIVGTEKKSRVISDREKRIVAFHEAGHTIIGFFLEHADLVHKVTIIPRGKAGGYVIMLPKEDRMLVTKQELLDKVTGLLGGRVAEELFIGEIGTGAYSDFKQATSIVRAMIMEYGMSDKLGPLQFGSSQGQVFLGRDIGHEQNYSDAIAYEIDQEMQAIIGACYERAKKLLTEKSKEVHTIAETLLSVETLEMDQIKRLIETGTLELAEGEAESVAVEPTTEPIVDTIGDVKVRIQSREAGEITPPSLDKPDDKPNDEEEPK